In Pseudomonas sp. MM213, a genomic segment contains:
- the nadB gene encoding L-aspartate oxidase — protein MSQQFQHDVLVIGSGAAGLSLALTLPDHLRIAVLSKGDLANGSTFWAQGGVAAVLDDTDTVESHVDDTLNAGGGLCHEDAVRFTVEHSKEAIQWLIDQGVPFTRDEQSGTEDGGFEFHLTREGGHSHRRIIHAADATGAAIFRTLLDKARQRPNIELLEQRVAVDLITEKRLGLEGDRCLGAYVLNRGTGEVDTYGARFVILASGGAAKVYLYTSNPDGACGDGIAMAWRSGCRVANLEFNQFHPTCLYHPQAKSFLITEALRGEGAHLKLPNGERFMQRFDPRAELAPRDIVARAIDHEMKRLGVDCVYLDISHKPEAFIKTHFPTVYERCLEFSIDITKQPIPVVPAAHYTCGGVMVDQQGRTDVPGLYAIGETSFTGLHGANRMASNSLLECFVYARSAAEDILEQLPQVSIPVALPVWDASQVTDSDEDVIIAHNWDELRRFMWDYVGIVRTNKRLQRAQHRVRLLLDEIDEFYSNYKVSRDLIELRNLAQVAELMIQSAMERKESRGLHYTLDYPNLLPEALDTILVPPTYAD, from the coding sequence ATGAGCCAACAGTTTCAACACGATGTTCTGGTGATTGGCAGCGGTGCTGCCGGTTTGAGCCTTGCGCTGACCTTGCCCGATCATTTGCGCATTGCCGTACTGAGCAAAGGCGACCTCGCCAATGGCTCGACCTTCTGGGCCCAGGGCGGTGTCGCTGCCGTGCTGGATGACACCGATACCGTTGAATCCCATGTCGATGACACCCTGAATGCCGGCGGTGGCCTGTGCCACGAAGACGCCGTGCGCTTCACCGTCGAGCACAGCAAAGAGGCCATTCAATGGCTGATCGATCAAGGCGTGCCGTTCACTCGCGATGAACAATCCGGCACCGAAGATGGCGGTTTCGAGTTTCACCTGACCCGCGAAGGCGGTCACAGCCATCGGCGCATCATTCACGCCGCCGATGCCACCGGCGCAGCGATTTTCAGAACCCTGCTCGACAAAGCCAGACAGCGGCCCAACATCGAGTTGCTGGAACAGCGGGTCGCCGTCGATCTGATCACCGAGAAGCGCCTGGGCCTTGAAGGCGACCGCTGCCTCGGCGCCTACGTGCTCAACCGCGGCACCGGGGAAGTCGACACCTACGGCGCACGCTTCGTGATCCTCGCGTCTGGCGGCGCAGCCAAGGTCTACCTCTATACCAGCAACCCCGACGGCGCCTGCGGTGATGGCATCGCCATGGCCTGGCGTTCGGGCTGCCGGGTGGCAAACCTGGAGTTCAACCAGTTTCACCCGACGTGCCTGTATCACCCGCAAGCCAAGAGTTTCCTGATCACCGAAGCCCTGCGCGGCGAAGGTGCGCACCTGAAGCTGCCCAATGGCGAACGCTTCATGCAGCGATTCGACCCGCGCGCCGAACTGGCGCCACGGGACATCGTCGCCCGGGCCATCGACCATGAGATGAAGCGCCTGGGTGTCGATTGCGTTTATCTGGACATCAGTCACAAGCCGGAAGCGTTCATCAAGACGCACTTCCCGACGGTGTACGAGCGCTGCCTGGAGTTTTCCATCGACATCACCAAGCAACCGATTCCGGTGGTTCCCGCGGCGCACTACACCTGCGGCGGCGTGATGGTCGATCAGCAGGGCCGCACCGACGTGCCGGGGCTGTATGCAATTGGCGAAACCAGTTTCACTGGCCTGCACGGCGCCAACCGCATGGCCAGCAACTCGCTGCTGGAATGTTTCGTTTACGCACGCTCGGCAGCGGAAGACATTCTTGAGCAGTTGCCGCAGGTTTCGATTCCGGTCGCCCTGCCCGTCTGGGATGCCAGCCAGGTCACCGACTCGGATGAAGACGTGATCATTGCGCACAACTGGGATGAACTGCGGCGATTCATGTGGGACTACGTCGGCATTGTGCGCACCAACAAGCGCCTGCAACGTGCGCAGCACCGCGTGCGGCTGTTACTGGACGAAATCGACGAGTTCTACAGTAACTACAAGGTCAGCCGGGATTTGATCGAGCTGCGTAACCTGGCCCAAGTGGCGGAACTGATGATTCAGTCAGCCATGGAACGCAAGGAAAGTCGCGGCCTGCATTACACCCTCGACTACCCGAACCTGCTGCCGGAGGCGCTGGACACTATTCTGGTGCCGCCCACCTACGCCGACTGA
- a CDS encoding response regulator, with protein sequence MRVLLVEDHLQLADSVAQALKSTGLTVDVLHDGVAADLALSSEEYAMAILDVGLPRMDGFEVLARLRARGKNLPVLMLTARSDVKDRVHGLNLGADDYLAKPFELTELEARVKALLRRSVLGGERQQTCGVLAYDLDTRRFTLGDELLTLTSREQAVLEALIARPGRVMSKEQLAAQVFGLDEEASPDAIEIYVHRLRKKLDGQPVAIVTFRGLGYLLESRDA encoded by the coding sequence ATGCGTGTTCTGCTCGTCGAAGACCATCTGCAACTCGCCGACAGTGTCGCCCAGGCGCTCAAGAGCACCGGGCTGACCGTGGATGTGCTGCACGACGGCGTGGCCGCCGACCTGGCGCTGAGCAGCGAGGAATACGCCATGGCGATCCTCGATGTCGGCCTGCCGCGCATGGATGGCTTCGAGGTGCTGGCGCGCTTGCGGGCCCGGGGCAAGAACCTGCCGGTGCTGATGCTGACCGCCCGCAGCGACGTCAAGGATCGTGTGCATGGCTTGAACCTCGGCGCTGACGATTACCTGGCCAAACCGTTCGAACTGACCGAGCTCGAAGCCCGGGTCAAAGCCTTGCTGCGTCGCAGTGTGCTCGGCGGCGAACGGCAGCAGACCTGCGGTGTGCTGGCTTACGATCTGGACACCCGACGCTTCACTCTCGGTGACGAATTGCTGACCCTGACCTCCCGCGAACAAGCGGTGCTCGAAGCGCTGATTGCGCGTCCCGGTCGGGTGATGAGCAAGGAACAACTGGCCGCCCAGGTGTTCGGTCTTGACGAAGAGGCCAGCCCCGACGCCATCGAAATCTACGTCCACCGCTTGCGCAAGAAGCTCGACGGCCAACCGGTCGCCATCGTGACGTTCCGCGGTCTTGGCTACTTGCTGGAAAGCCGCGATGCATAA
- the ygfZ gene encoding CAF17-like 4Fe-4S cluster assembly/insertion protein YgfZ produces the protein MADSAFFCTLSHEGVLAVRGADASKFLQGQLTCNLNYLSDTQASLGARCTQKGRMQSSFRILLQGDGVLMAMATELLEPQLADLKKYAVFSKSKLTDESTAWVRFGVDHGDAALIGLGLELPADTDSVARNDGLIAIRVSPDRAELWVAADQADVIKGRLSAVLTEGDLNQWLLGQVRAGIGQVMPGTRELFIPQMLNLQAVGGVSFKKGCYTGQEIVARMQYLGKLKRRLYRLKLDASALPEPGTPLFSPTHGSSIGEVVIAAHAGQNIELLAVLQAEAAEGGDVHLGAIEGPALHLLDLPYELDRDREIQR, from the coding sequence ATGGCCGATTCTGCTTTTTTCTGCACCCTGTCTCACGAAGGCGTTCTCGCGGTCCGCGGCGCGGATGCCAGCAAATTTCTGCAAGGCCAACTGACCTGCAACCTCAATTACCTGAGCGACACCCAGGCCAGCCTCGGCGCGCGCTGCACCCAGAAAGGCCGGATGCAATCGAGCTTCCGCATTCTGCTGCAAGGTGATGGCGTGCTCATGGCCATGGCCACCGAGCTGCTGGAGCCGCAACTGGCGGACTTGAAGAAGTACGCGGTGTTCTCCAAATCGAAATTGACCGATGAAAGCACTGCCTGGGTCCGCTTCGGCGTTGACCATGGCGATGCCGCCCTGATCGGCCTGGGTCTCGAACTGCCGGCGGACACCGACAGCGTGGCGCGCAATGACGGATTGATCGCCATCCGCGTTTCACCGGACCGCGCCGAACTCTGGGTTGCCGCCGATCAGGCCGACGTCATCAAGGGCCGGTTATCAGCTGTGCTGACCGAGGGCGATCTCAATCAATGGCTGCTGGGCCAGGTCCGCGCAGGGATCGGCCAGGTGATGCCGGGCACACGCGAATTGTTCATTCCGCAGATGCTCAATCTGCAGGCCGTCGGCGGCGTGAGCTTCAAGAAAGGTTGCTACACCGGCCAGGAAATCGTTGCGCGGATGCAGTACCTGGGCAAACTCAAGCGCCGCTTGTATCGTCTGAAGCTGGACGCCAGTGCATTGCCTGAACCCGGCACCCCCTTGTTTTCCCCGACACACGGCAGTTCCATCGGCGAAGTGGTGATTGCCGCGCACGCCGGACAAAACATTGAACTCCTGGCCGTCTTGCAAGCCGAAGCGGCGGAAGGTGGCGACGTCCATCTCGGCGCGATCGAAGGGCCGGCCCTGCATCTGCTTGACTTGCCTTATGAACTGGATCGCGATCGCGAGATCCAGCGTTAA
- a CDS encoding HDOD domain-containing protein: MSDLADKVQQDLVEAIDNDDLVLPTLPEVALQIRKAAEDPEISVSTLSKVIGRDTALSARLIKVVNSPLLRATQEVTDLHTAITRLGVNYSSNLAIGLVMEQIFHARSDVVEKKMRDVWRKSLEIAGVSYALCRSYTQLKPDQAALGGLVHQIGVLPILTYAEDHYELLSDPVSLNHVIDHIHPLLGDKLLRVWEFPEMLVQVPGLYLDFKRESERVDYVDLVQVASLYCHKDTDHPIARIDPLGVPAFKKLGIDPENESMCRDLEESRSMFY; this comes from the coding sequence ATGAGCGATTTGGCGGATAAGGTCCAACAGGATTTGGTTGAGGCCATCGATAACGATGACCTGGTTCTGCCAACGTTGCCGGAAGTGGCCCTGCAGATTCGCAAGGCCGCTGAAGACCCGGAAATAAGTGTCAGCACCCTGAGTAAAGTGATTGGCCGTGATACGGCGCTGTCGGCGCGCCTGATCAAAGTGGTCAATAGCCCGCTGCTGCGCGCGACCCAGGAAGTCACTGACTTGCACACGGCAATCACGCGCCTGGGCGTCAATTACAGCAGCAACCTGGCCATCGGTCTGGTCATGGAGCAGATTTTCCATGCGCGCTCTGACGTGGTGGAGAAAAAGATGCGCGATGTCTGGCGCAAAAGCCTGGAAATCGCCGGGGTCAGCTACGCGCTGTGCCGCAGTTACACGCAGCTCAAGCCTGATCAGGCGGCGCTGGGCGGGCTGGTGCATCAGATTGGTGTACTGCCGATCCTGACCTACGCCGAAGACCACTACGAGCTGCTGTCGGACCCGGTCAGCCTGAACCATGTGATCGACCACATTCACCCGCTGCTCGGCGATAAGCTGCTCAGGGTCTGGGAGTTTCCGGAAATGCTGGTACAGGTGCCGGGGCTGTATCTGGACTTCAAGCGCGAGTCCGAGCGCGTCGACTATGTGGATCTGGTGCAAGTGGCCAGTTTGTATTGCCACAAGGACACCGACCACCCCATCGCCCGTATCGACCCGCTCGGCGTGCCGGCCTTCAAGAAGCTGGGAATCGACCCGGAGAATGAGTCGATGTGCAGGGACCTGGAAGAATCGCGGTCGATGTTCTATTAA
- the rpoE gene encoding RNA polymerase sigma factor RpoE, whose translation MLTQEEDQQLVERVQRGDKRAFDLLVLKYQHKILGLIVRFVHDTHEAQDVAQEAFIKAYRALGNFRGDSAFYTWLYRIAINTAKNYLVSRGRRPPDSDVSSEDAEFYDGDHGLKDLESPERALLRDEIEGTVHRTIQQLPEDLRTALTLREFDGLSYEDIAAVMQCPVGTVRSRIFRAREAIDKALQPLLQEN comes from the coding sequence ATGCTAACCCAGGAAGAGGATCAGCAGCTGGTCGAACGCGTTCAGCGCGGCGACAAGCGAGCTTTCGATCTGCTAGTGCTGAAATATCAGCACAAAATTCTCGGGTTGATCGTGCGTTTCGTGCACGACACCCATGAAGCCCAGGATGTGGCACAAGAAGCCTTTATCAAGGCGTACCGTGCGCTTGGAAATTTTCGCGGGGACAGCGCGTTTTACACGTGGCTTTACCGCATCGCCATCAACACGGCGAAAAACTATCTGGTTTCACGCGGCCGTCGGCCGCCGGATAGCGATGTCAGTTCCGAAGATGCAGAGTTCTACGATGGCGATCATGGCCTCAAGGATCTCGAGTCGCCTGAGCGTGCATTGCTGCGGGATGAGATCGAAGGCACCGTCCATCGAACCATTCAGCAACTGCCGGAAGATTTGCGTACGGCTTTAACTTTACGTGAGTTTGATGGTCTGAGTTACGAGGACATTGCGGCAGTCATGCAGTGTCCGGTGGGTACCGTGCGCTCCCGGATTTTCCGCGCTCGGGAGGCCATCGATAAAGCCCTGCAGCCGTTGTTGCAGGAAAACTGA
- a CDS encoding FAD assembly factor SdhE: MVEDVELNRLYWHSRRGMLELDVLLVPFVKEVYPHLNDVDRDCYRKLLECEDQDMFGWFMERAESEDPELQRMVRMILDRVQPK; encoded by the coding sequence ATGGTCGAAGATGTTGAACTGAATCGCCTCTACTGGCACAGCCGCCGCGGCATGCTTGAACTTGACGTGTTGCTGGTGCCGTTCGTGAAAGAGGTCTACCCGCACCTCAATGATGTCGACCGCGATTGCTACCGCAAGCTGCTCGAATGCGAAGATCAGGACATGTTCGGCTGGTTCATGGAACGCGCCGAGTCGGAAGATCCGGAGCTGCAGCGCATGGTTCGCATGATCCTGGATCGTGTCCAGCCCAAGTAA
- a CDS encoding tripartite tricarboxylate transporter TctB family protein, with the protein MLVQRIFASVLLLACASLVLMAWPYQAPFSYEPIGPRAFPLLMLGLMGMGLIYMVFRPSPIKHSEEDPPLDRETLHKIGRCVVLLLVFAGLFEPLGFILSSILIGIPMARLYGGRWLPSAVIISLMSIGLYLLFDKVMDVPLPLGLLDVLEN; encoded by the coding sequence ATGCTCGTACAACGCATTTTCGCATCGGTGCTGCTGCTGGCCTGCGCCAGCCTGGTGCTGATGGCCTGGCCCTACCAGGCGCCTTTTTCCTACGAACCGATCGGCCCTCGCGCCTTCCCCTTGCTGATGCTGGGGCTGATGGGAATGGGCTTGATCTACATGGTGTTTCGCCCGTCCCCGATCAAACACTCTGAAGAAGACCCGCCGCTGGACCGTGAAACCCTCCACAAGATCGGCCGCTGCGTGGTGCTGCTGCTGGTGTTCGCCGGCCTGTTCGAACCGTTGGGCTTCATCCTCAGCAGCATTTTGATCGGCATTCCGATGGCGCGCCTGTACGGCGGACGCTGGTTGCCAAGCGCAGTGATCATCAGCCTGATGAGCATCGGTCTGTACCTGCTGTTCGACAAAGTGATGGACGTGCCGCTGCCTCTGGGCCTGCTCGACGTTCTGGAGAACTGA
- a CDS encoding sensor histidine kinase: MHKPSSLRWRLLWNLALLLVVLMLASGLSAYWNGREAADTAYDRTLLASARTIAAGVSQRDGTLSADVPYVALDTFAYDSAGRIFYLVNDIHQNLISGYENLPAPPPGTPRTDDYPALARFYNATYRGQNVRVVSLLKPVSEPNMNGMAEIRVAETDEARVSMARSLAADTLLRLGMLAVGALLMVWFAVSAALRPLERLRTAVEERQSDDLRPLPLVEVQRELWPLVRALNHFTERLRGQFERQAQFIADAAHELRTPLAALKARLELGLRSGEPETWRNTLETAAQGTDRLTHLANQLLSLARVENGARAIAEGGAQLLDLSQLARELGMAMAPLAHARGVALALEADEPVWLRGEPTLLNELLSNLVDNALAHTPPGGNVILRVSAPAVLEVEDDGPGIPLEERDRVFERFYRRNQQVAGSGLGLAIVGEICRAHLAQISLHDGEQAGLKVRVSFIAGE, translated from the coding sequence ATGCATAAGCCCAGCAGCCTGCGCTGGCGGTTGCTGTGGAACCTCGCGCTGTTGCTGGTGGTGTTGATGCTGGCCAGTGGATTGAGCGCGTACTGGAATGGTCGCGAAGCCGCCGATACCGCGTATGACCGGACGCTGCTGGCTTCGGCGCGAACCATCGCCGCCGGGGTGTCCCAGCGTGACGGAACACTCAGTGCCGATGTGCCTTACGTGGCGCTGGATACGTTTGCCTACGACAGTGCCGGGCGAATTTTTTACCTGGTCAACGACATTCACCAGAACCTGATTTCCGGCTACGAAAACCTTCCCGCTCCACCACCGGGAACGCCGCGCACCGATGACTATCCGGCGCTTGCCCGTTTCTACAACGCGACGTATCGGGGGCAGAACGTGCGGGTGGTCAGCCTGCTCAAACCCGTGAGCGAACCGAACATGAACGGCATGGCGGAAATTCGCGTGGCGGAAACCGACGAGGCACGCGTCAGCATGGCCCGTAGCCTGGCGGCAGACACGTTGTTGCGGCTGGGCATGCTGGCGGTCGGCGCGTTGCTGATGGTGTGGTTTGCGGTGAGTGCGGCGTTGCGTCCATTGGAACGCTTGCGCACGGCGGTGGAAGAGCGCCAGTCCGATGACTTGCGGCCGCTGCCGCTGGTGGAGGTGCAGCGAGAATTGTGGCCATTGGTGCGTGCGCTCAATCACTTTACCGAGCGCCTGCGCGGGCAGTTCGAACGTCAGGCGCAGTTCATTGCCGATGCTGCGCATGAACTGCGCACGCCACTGGCGGCGCTCAAGGCGCGACTTGAACTCGGCCTGCGTTCGGGCGAACCCGAAACCTGGCGCAACACGCTGGAAACGGCAGCGCAAGGCACGGATCGTCTGACCCATCTGGCCAACCAATTGCTGTCGCTGGCGCGTGTCGAAAACGGTGCCCGGGCGATCGCCGAGGGCGGTGCGCAATTACTCGATCTGAGTCAGCTGGCCCGGGAACTGGGCATGGCGATGGCGCCGCTGGCCCATGCCCGCGGCGTGGCGCTGGCGCTGGAAGCCGACGAACCGGTGTGGCTGCGCGGTGAGCCGACGCTGCTGAACGAGCTGTTGAGCAATCTGGTGGACAACGCACTGGCCCATACGCCGCCCGGCGGCAACGTGATCCTGCGGGTCTCGGCACCGGCGGTGCTGGAGGTCGAGGATGACGGGCCGGGGATTCCGCTGGAAGAGCGTGATCGGGTGTTCGAGCGCTTCTATCGGCGCAACCAGCAGGTGGCCGGGTCGGGGTTGGGGTTGGCGATTGTCGGCGAGATCTGCCGCGCGCATCTGGCACAGATCAGCCTGCACGATGGCGAGCAGGCGGGGTTGAAGGTGCGGGTGAGTTTTATCGCGGGAGAATAA
- a CDS encoding protein YgfX — MSSPSNAFECRWHASGQLLAAYLLAQLFALGALFLLAIPVWASLLGAFCCLAHCVLALPRQILLTHPQAFRGLRRDADGWQLWNQAAGWQAVQLRPDSLALPLVVVLRFRLQGERRVRAICVPRDSQAADVHRRLRVRLTFSRRRWAAPE; from the coding sequence GTGTCCAGCCCAAGTAATGCGTTCGAATGCCGCTGGCATGCCTCTGGGCAGTTGCTGGCGGCGTATCTGTTGGCCCAGCTGTTCGCGCTGGGTGCGTTGTTTCTGCTTGCCATACCGGTCTGGGCCAGCTTGCTCGGCGCTTTTTGCTGCCTGGCTCATTGCGTTTTGGCATTGCCGCGCCAGATTTTACTGACACACCCACAGGCGTTTCGCGGCTTGCGTCGCGATGCGGATGGCTGGCAGTTGTGGAATCAGGCGGCGGGTTGGCAGGCGGTTCAGCTACGGCCGGACAGCCTCGCGCTGCCGCTGGTCGTCGTCCTGCGTTTTCGCCTGCAGGGCGAGCGGCGGGTCCGGGCGATCTGTGTGCCCCGGGATTCGCAGGCGGCGGATGTGCACCGACGCCTGCGGGTTCGGCTCACGTTCAGTCGGCGTAGGTGGGCGGCACCAGAATAG
- a CDS encoding Bug family tripartite tricarboxylate transporter substrate binding protein, with amino-acid sequence MNRSLRRFALAASCMLFAGQLMAEPKRPECIAPASPGGGFDLTCKLAQSALMNEKLLSKPMRVTYMPGGVGAVAYNAVVAQRPADAGTLVAWSSGSLLNLAQGKFGRFDETNVRWLAAVGTSYGAIAVKSDSPYKTLDDLVQALKKDPSKVVIGSGGTVGSQDWMQTALIAKAAGINPRDLRYVALEGGGEIATALLGGHIQVGSTDISDSMPHIQSGDMRLLAVFSDKRLDEPEMKDIPTAKEQGYDIVWPVVRGFYLGPKVSDEDYAWWKDSFDKLLASDDFAKLRDQRELFPFAMTGPELDTYVKKQVADYKVLAKEFGLIQ; translated from the coding sequence ATGAATCGATCACTGCGCCGTTTCGCCCTCGCCGCCAGCTGCATGCTGTTTGCCGGCCAACTGATGGCCGAGCCCAAGCGCCCGGAATGCATCGCCCCGGCCTCGCCCGGCGGCGGTTTCGACCTGACCTGCAAACTGGCGCAAAGCGCGCTGATGAACGAGAAACTGCTGAGCAAACCGATGCGCGTGACCTACATGCCCGGCGGTGTCGGCGCAGTGGCGTACAACGCGGTGGTCGCTCAGCGTCCGGCCGACGCCGGCACGCTCGTGGCGTGGTCCAGCGGCTCGTTGCTGAACCTGGCCCAGGGCAAGTTCGGTCGCTTCGATGAAACCAACGTGCGCTGGCTGGCAGCGGTCGGCACCAGCTACGGCGCCATCGCGGTGAAAAGCGATTCGCCTTACAAGACCCTCGACGATCTCGTTCAGGCGCTTAAGAAAGATCCAAGCAAAGTGGTGATCGGTTCCGGCGGCACCGTCGGCAGCCAGGACTGGATGCAAACCGCGTTGATCGCCAAGGCCGCCGGGATCAACCCGCGCGATCTGCGTTACGTCGCCCTCGAAGGTGGCGGCGAAATCGCCACCGCGCTGCTCGGCGGCCACATCCAGGTCGGCAGCACGGACATCTCCGACTCCATGCCGCACATCCAGAGCGGCGACATGCGCCTGCTGGCGGTGTTCTCCGATAAGCGCCTGGACGAGCCGGAAATGAAAGACATTCCGACCGCCAAAGAGCAAGGCTACGACATCGTCTGGCCAGTGGTTCGCGGTTTCTACCTCGGGCCAAAAGTCAGCGATGAAGACTACGCCTGGTGGAAAGACTCCTTCGACAAACTGCTGGCTTCCGATGATTTCGCCAAGTTGCGCGATCAGCGTGAACTCTTTCCGTTCGCCATGACCGGCCCGGAACTGGACACCTACGTGAAGAAGCAGGTCGCGGACTACAAAGTGCTGGCCAAAGAGTTCGGCCTGATTCAGTGA
- a CDS encoding sigma-E factor negative regulatory protein, with amino-acid sequence MSREALQESLSAVMDNEADELELRRVLNAFDDVETRETWARYQIARAVMHKDLLLPRLDIAAAVSAALADEAVPAKVSRGPWRSLGRLAVAASVTVAVLAGVRLYNQDEIAGVELAQHSTQPGLAVPQVKGPAVLAGYNESSEATGPMANGVLQAQPGWHDQRLPGYLRQHAQQAALKGTESALPYARAASLENR; translated from the coding sequence ATGAGTCGTGAAGCCCTGCAGGAATCGCTGTCCGCAGTGATGGATAACGAAGCGGACGAACTGGAATTGCGTCGGGTATTGAATGCCTTTGACGATGTTGAAACCCGTGAAACATGGGCTCGTTATCAAATCGCTCGGGCAGTGATGCACAAGGATCTGCTGCTTCCACGTCTGGACATTGCAGCGGCCGTTTCTGCTGCGTTGGCTGATGAAGCCGTACCGGCGAAAGTCTCCCGTGGTCCATGGCGCAGCCTGGGTCGCCTCGCTGTAGCCGCTTCGGTTACCGTCGCCGTGTTGGCAGGTGTTCGTCTGTACAACCAGGACGAGATCGCGGGTGTCGAGTTGGCTCAGCACTCCACTCAACCGGGTCTGGCCGTTCCTCAGGTCAAGGGTCCAGCTGTTTTGGCAGGCTATAATGAGAGCTCGGAAGCCACTGGTCCTATGGCCAACGGCGTATTGCAAGCTCAGCCGGGCTGGCACGATCAGCGTTTGCCGGGCTACTTGCGCCAACATGCTCAACAGGCTGCACTGAAAGGTACTGAGAGCGCTCTGCCTTACGCTCGTGCAGCGAGCCTGGAAAACCGTTAA